The sequence below is a genomic window from Caloramator mitchellensis.
TTTCAATTAATTCCTTGTTGTATGGGTTTGACATATCAGGGAATCTTGGTCCAAATTCCTCCATATTCTTTCCTATCAAAGGATTTGCCATAGAGAAATTAACATGATCCTTTATTAGCATTAAATCGCCTGGTCTAAATCCAGTATTAACACCACCAGCTGCATTCGTAACAATTAGTTTTTTTATTCCAAGAAGTGCAAAAACTCTAATCGGCATTGTAACAATCTTCATGTCATAGCCTTCATAGAAATGGAATCTGCCATTCATCAACAATACTTTTCTTCCTTGCAGACTTCCATAAACAAATTTTCCTGCATGTCCTGCAACTGTTGAAACTGGGAAATTAGGTATTTCATTGTATGGTATTTCGATTTTGTCTTCAACTTCGTCGGCAAGAATTCCTAGGCCTGAGCCTA
It includes:
- a CDS encoding purine-nucleoside phosphorylase translates to MIGIEKINEAVKYIKDRLPEIPEVAIILGSGLGILADEVEDKIEIPYNEIPNFPVSTVAGHAGKFVYGSLQGRKVLLMNGRFHFYEGYDMKIVTMPIRVFALLGIKKLIVTNAAGGVNTGFRPGDLMLIKDHVNFSMANPLIGKNMEEFGPRFPDMSNPYNKELIEIAKKVAKENNIEVVEGVYFMMTGPNYETPAEIRAIRKLGADAVGMSTVPEVIVANHSGIDVLGISCITNMAAGILDQPLNHEEVIETSMMVREKFVTLVKKIIIEM